A stretch of Oceaniferula marina DNA encodes these proteins:
- a CDS encoding S1C family serine protease → MKTRERYRNGSGRCRLAVAVLLLMGSFWLHAQNVLPADIRINGKVMWEAFESQRQVLQQSSAVVYTDGKSHVKSVYGVVVSADGYVLTKASEIEGKKSISMRIGRDLYTNVEVVNVDPRWDVAMLKVAADHPLVPVDLSEDDDVVQGHWVVSNGSASRSTRRVRVGVVSAMTREIKSSASDVILGVMLSADDALKVEKVTPKSGAEKAGLKPGDVLKRSGDVELKERADLLKSMKGKKPGDTLEIELLREKKTMLLEVELMARPGKQMMSRNDQMSGGEDSLSKRRDGFPRVIHHDTPLIKSSVGGPLLDLNGLCIGMNIARASRVATFAIPARELRGIIENMIP, encoded by the coding sequence ATGAAAACAAGGGAGAGATATCGCAATGGATCGGGTCGCTGTCGACTGGCGGTTGCCGTCTTACTGCTGATGGGGTCGTTCTGGCTACATGCCCAGAATGTGCTTCCAGCGGATATCAGGATTAATGGCAAGGTGATGTGGGAGGCTTTTGAGTCCCAGCGACAGGTTTTGCAGCAGAGCAGTGCTGTGGTTTATACGGATGGAAAATCCCATGTGAAATCGGTTTACGGTGTGGTTGTCAGCGCTGATGGTTACGTGCTGACCAAGGCGAGCGAGATTGAAGGTAAAAAGAGTATTTCAATGCGCATTGGTCGTGACCTTTACACGAATGTTGAAGTGGTCAACGTGGATCCCAGGTGGGATGTGGCGATGTTGAAAGTGGCTGCAGACCATCCTTTGGTTCCCGTGGACTTAAGTGAAGATGATGATGTGGTGCAGGGGCACTGGGTGGTATCCAATGGATCGGCCTCGCGAAGCACACGCCGGGTGCGAGTCGGGGTGGTGAGTGCCATGACTCGTGAGATTAAGAGTTCGGCGAGTGATGTGATTCTCGGGGTTATGCTGAGTGCTGATGATGCGCTTAAGGTGGAGAAAGTGACGCCAAAGTCAGGAGCCGAAAAGGCCGGCCTCAAACCGGGGGACGTGCTTAAACGATCGGGGGATGTGGAATTGAAGGAGCGAGCCGATTTGCTGAAGTCGATGAAAGGAAAAAAGCCGGGTGATACGCTTGAAATCGAATTGTTACGGGAGAAAAAAACGATGCTTTTGGAAGTGGAGTTGATGGCTCGTCCGGGGAAGCAAATGATGTCGCGGAATGACCAGATGAGTGGTGGCGAGGATTCCCTGTCAAAGCGGAGGGATGGGTTTCCCCGGGTGATTCACCATGATACACCTCTGATTAAATCTTCAGTCGGGGGGCCATTGCTGGATCTCAACGGCCTCTGTATTGGTATGAATATCGCCCGGGCCAGCCGGGTGGCCACCTTTGCGATTCCGGCACGTGAACTTCGTGGCATCATTGAGAACATGATCCCCTGA
- the ccsA gene encoding cytochrome c biogenesis protein CcsA: MDKAILIAALLLAVIAAVQGANCVHRGVRSRWTVVWLLLSFVAQLAVLSMRSQLRGACPLGDTGEVLLFSAWSLTMCYLLVGSVYRLSLLGVFTAPLVSFLLGVALVPGMMEPNPEHAVSSDVWRGLHAAFSVLAYGALGLSAVAAMMFLVLNQQLKDAHLTTGLFQKLPPARELIFVVRRLLILGFAVLTMGVGCGVLMKTSSEVVNKHLLVAFGVWGCYGLLLLVTWLRGVPPKTLAISVMVLFALSLMVFVLL; encoded by the coding sequence ATGGATAAAGCGATACTGATTGCCGCCTTGTTGCTGGCCGTGATAGCGGCTGTGCAGGGGGCGAACTGCGTTCACCGCGGGGTTCGTTCCCGCTGGACAGTGGTGTGGCTTTTATTGTCCTTTGTGGCCCAATTGGCGGTGTTGTCCATGCGCAGCCAGTTACGAGGTGCCTGTCCACTGGGTGATACCGGTGAGGTTTTGTTGTTTTCTGCATGGTCTTTGACGATGTGTTACCTCTTGGTGGGCTCGGTGTATCGTTTGTCATTACTCGGGGTGTTCACGGCTCCCTTGGTGAGTTTTTTGCTTGGGGTGGCACTTGTTCCGGGGATGATGGAACCCAATCCAGAGCATGCAGTCAGTTCGGATGTATGGAGGGGCTTACACGCGGCTTTTTCTGTCCTGGCCTACGGGGCCTTGGGTTTGTCTGCTGTGGCGGCGATGATGTTTCTGGTGTTGAACCAGCAACTCAAGGATGCGCATTTGACCACTGGTTTGTTTCAGAAGCTGCCGCCGGCCCGGGAGTTGATCTTTGTGGTTCGACGTCTGCTGATTCTAGGTTTTGCGGTATTAACCATGGGGGTGGGTTGTGGGGTTCTGATGAAAACGAGTTCAGAGGTCGTGAACAAGCATTTACTCGTCGCCTTCGGCGTGTGGGGCTGTTACGGATTGTTGTTACTTGTGACTTGGTTGCGGGGCGTGCCTCCCAAAACGTTGGCGATTTCGGTGATGGTTTTGTTTGCGCTCTCACTGATGGTTTTTGTTTTGCTGTAA
- the hemA gene encoding glutamyl-tRNA reductase — protein sequence MELICIGLNHETAPVEVREHFAVPAESQGERARQLIELDSIGESVVLSTCNRMEVYVVVEDGRQGAESLKHHLACGREEEARQHLYLKEGDDARRHLFRLVCGLDSMVLGETEIFGQVKQAYKQSHEAGATKGTLNKLFQKSFAVGKKVRTHTRIQVGPTSVGSVAVDLAEKIFGALKGCHVMIIGAGETSRKVAMSMLSRGAKDLTVTNRSEQRAIDLAAELNGKSVPFTDWENTLIDADVVVSSTGATEPVLRASQIEAVRKKRKYKPLFLIDIAVPRDIESAAGEIEEVYLYDMDMLQKLAGDARASRQQQVQVCEQMIEQEMQ from the coding sequence ATGGAGTTGATTTGCATAGGGTTGAATCATGAAACCGCACCCGTTGAGGTGAGGGAACATTTTGCCGTGCCTGCGGAGAGCCAGGGCGAGCGTGCCCGGCAGCTGATTGAATTGGATTCCATTGGTGAAAGCGTGGTCTTATCCACCTGCAACCGTATGGAGGTGTATGTGGTGGTTGAGGATGGCCGGCAAGGTGCTGAGTCACTGAAACATCATTTGGCTTGCGGTCGGGAGGAAGAAGCCCGGCAGCATTTGTATCTGAAAGAAGGTGATGATGCCCGGAGGCATTTGTTCCGCTTGGTTTGCGGCTTGGATTCCATGGTGCTTGGTGAGACGGAGATTTTTGGCCAAGTCAAACAGGCATACAAGCAGTCTCACGAGGCGGGCGCAACCAAAGGAACGCTCAACAAGCTGTTTCAAAAATCCTTTGCCGTAGGAAAAAAAGTCCGAACCCATACCCGGATTCAGGTTGGACCGACGTCGGTGGGCAGTGTGGCCGTGGATCTCGCTGAAAAAATCTTCGGGGCTCTGAAGGGCTGTCATGTGATGATTATTGGTGCGGGGGAGACCAGCCGGAAAGTGGCGATGAGTATGCTGTCCCGAGGGGCGAAGGATCTCACGGTGACCAACCGTTCCGAGCAACGGGCGATCGATCTGGCCGCCGAGTTGAATGGGAAATCGGTTCCTTTTACCGATTGGGAAAACACCCTGATCGATGCCGATGTCGTGGTTTCATCCACGGGTGCCACCGAACCTGTATTGCGTGCTTCCCAGATTGAAGCGGTAAGGAAGAAGCGGAAATACAAGCCCCTGTTTTTGATTGATATTGCTGTGCCTCGAGACATTGAGTCCGCGGCGGGAGAAATAGAAGAGGTATACCTTTACGATATGGATATGTTGCAAAAATTGGCTGGAGATGCCAGAGCGTCCCGTCAGCAGCAGGTTCAGGTATGTGAGCAAATGATTGAGCAGGAAATGCAATAA
- the hemC gene encoding hydroxymethylbilane synthase, which produces MMKPLVIGTRGSALALVQAEMTEAVLAQVFPDREVIRKVIQTTGDRRTDVPLSEVAKVEGVLDKGVFTKELEVALEAGEIDLAVHSMKDVPTVLADCFEIAGVLERAPVRDVLISCHDGGLQGLPEGATVATSSVRRQRQLLFLRPDLKLVDIRGNVPTRLRKLAEQDELDAIMLAEAGLIRLNYDLSQPLDGGLWATPLDAGQCLPAASQGIVGFEIRKSDVEVREVVESITHASSMVQCRAEREFLRLLDAGCHTPVGVRSWIVDGTLHMDGRVFYEEEKADLPPREAQAQGDAGAPEQVASQLYASLT; this is translated from the coding sequence ATGATGAAACCATTGGTGATAGGAACTCGGGGTAGTGCGCTGGCGTTGGTTCAGGCGGAAATGACAGAGGCTGTATTGGCTCAGGTCTTCCCTGACCGCGAGGTGATCCGCAAGGTGATTCAAACAACCGGGGATCGGCGGACGGATGTTCCTTTATCCGAAGTTGCGAAGGTGGAGGGGGTTTTGGATAAAGGCGTGTTTACCAAGGAGTTGGAGGTGGCGCTTGAGGCTGGAGAGATTGATCTAGCCGTGCACAGCATGAAGGATGTGCCGACGGTGCTGGCGGATTGCTTTGAGATTGCCGGTGTGTTGGAGCGGGCACCGGTGCGGGATGTGTTGATTTCCTGTCATGATGGAGGTTTGCAAGGTCTGCCAGAAGGCGCGACCGTCGCAACAAGTAGTGTGCGTCGTCAGCGTCAGTTACTGTTTTTACGTCCCGATTTGAAGCTGGTGGATATCCGTGGCAATGTTCCTACTCGATTGCGTAAATTGGCAGAGCAGGATGAGCTCGATGCCATCATGTTGGCGGAGGCTGGTTTGATTCGTTTGAATTATGATTTGTCGCAACCACTGGATGGTGGGCTGTGGGCGACGCCGCTTGATGCCGGGCAATGTCTGCCGGCAGCGAGTCAGGGGATTGTCGGCTTTGAAATACGAAAATCCGACGTTGAGGTCCGGGAGGTTGTCGAGAGCATTACCCATGCCTCATCCATGGTTCAGTGTCGGGCGGAGAGGGAGTTTTTACGCCTCTTGGATGCCGGCTGTCACACTCCGGTGGGCGTGCGCTCATGGATCGTGGACGGGACGTTGCATATGGACGGGCGTGTGTTTTATGAGGAGGAAAAGGCTGACCTGCCGCCGCGCGAGGCGCAGGCTCAAGGGGATGCCGGGGCTCCGGAACAAGTGGCCTCCCAACTGTATGCTTCGTTGACATGA
- the cobA gene encoding uroporphyrinogen-III C-methyltransferase, whose protein sequence is MSGICYLAGAGPGDPGLVTLKTRQCIEQADVLVYDALSSAELLNWASPDCEKIDVGKRAANHKLPQEEINALLVEKVSQGKVVVRLKGGDPMIFGRGGEEAAVLADAGLRFEIVPGISSAFAGPVYAGIPLTHREYGPQLTLFSGHESSSKTETELDYAQLAKAPGTKIFLMGVSRLRSITERLIEHGAAPDTPMALTRWATTGRQKTITGTIATMADIAEAEQFKAPAVGVIGDIIKEMDKINWYEDRPLKGKRIVVTRSRAQASGLVRELSALGADVLELPVLRIADPEDKAAFAESVANAHTYDWLVFSSTNGVRRFFDAFYAIYDDARSLGGVRIAAVGPGTEKEIKQYRFSVDLVPDNHIAEGMLEAFKQDHCIDSQTMLWIRPENARPVLADGLSAMQAIVDECVAYRIEAETEDPTGAAARFAEGGADMVTFTSSSTAKYFHELGLPWPEGCKAASIGPITSAKLHDLHCGPVVEAEDHNLEGLVKAIVSELA, encoded by the coding sequence ATGAGTGGTATCTGTTATCTCGCTGGAGCCGGCCCGGGAGACCCAGGCTTGGTTACCCTGAAAACGCGCCAATGCATTGAGCAAGCGGATGTGTTGGTATATGATGCTTTGAGCAGTGCCGAACTCTTGAATTGGGCCTCACCCGACTGTGAAAAAATTGATGTCGGTAAAAGGGCCGCCAATCACAAGCTTCCGCAGGAGGAAATCAATGCCCTGTTGGTAGAGAAAGTCAGCCAGGGCAAGGTCGTTGTCCGACTGAAGGGCGGAGATCCGATGATTTTTGGTCGGGGTGGGGAAGAGGCGGCGGTGCTGGCTGATGCTGGTTTGCGTTTTGAAATTGTGCCCGGTATTTCGTCGGCTTTTGCCGGGCCTGTGTATGCCGGTATTCCTCTGACCCATCGTGAATACGGGCCCCAGCTGACCTTGTTTTCCGGTCATGAGTCGAGTAGTAAAACCGAAACTGAGCTCGATTATGCACAGCTGGCCAAGGCCCCGGGGACGAAAATTTTTCTGATGGGGGTGTCCCGGTTGCGTTCGATTACGGAGCGCCTGATCGAACACGGCGCTGCCCCTGACACGCCGATGGCGCTGACCCGCTGGGCGACCACCGGACGACAGAAAACAATCACTGGCACGATTGCCACCATGGCTGACATTGCCGAAGCTGAACAATTCAAAGCCCCAGCTGTGGGCGTTATAGGAGATATTATCAAAGAAATGGACAAGATTAACTGGTATGAAGATCGCCCGCTGAAGGGGAAACGTATTGTGGTGACCCGGAGCCGAGCCCAAGCGAGTGGATTGGTGCGGGAGCTGAGTGCCCTCGGCGCCGATGTGCTCGAGCTTCCCGTGTTGCGGATCGCTGATCCGGAAGACAAAGCCGCTTTTGCCGAGAGTGTGGCCAATGCCCATACCTATGATTGGTTGGTATTCAGTAGCACCAATGGGGTGCGGCGCTTTTTTGACGCCTTTTATGCCATTTACGATGATGCCCGTAGTCTGGGGGGCGTTCGGATTGCCGCAGTAGGTCCGGGCACCGAAAAGGAGATCAAGCAGTACCGTTTTTCGGTTGATCTTGTCCCGGACAATCACATTGCCGAAGGTATGCTTGAGGCATTCAAGCAGGATCATTGCATTGACAGTCAGACGATGCTCTGGATACGGCCGGAAAATGCCCGTCCTGTGCTTGCTGACGGGCTGAGTGCCATGCAGGCGATCGTCGATGAGTGCGTTGCTTATCGGATCGAAGCGGAAACCGAAGACCCCACGGGGGCTGCCGCTCGATTTGCCGAGGGCGGGGCGGATATGGTTACCTTTACCTCCTCGTCCACCGCCAAGTATTTCCATGAACTTGGCTTGCCGTGGCCCGAGGGGTGCAAGGCTGCGAGTATCGGACCGATTACCTCAGCCAAACTCCATGATCTCCATTGCGGACCTGTCGTGGAAGCAGAGGATCACAACCTCGAAGGGCTCGTGAAAGCGATAGTCTCGGAGTTGGCTTGA
- a CDS encoding assimilatory sulfite reductase (NADPH) flavoprotein subunit, with protein MIEFPIHAPLDEVQKQQLGVALATLSPEQVAWVSGYMAGLQASPQAATALTAPVAPAADRLLTVLYGTESGNSEELAEQLLKAAKQKGFKAKVTNMADASPSDLEGLENLLVVVSTWGDGEPPEAAEEFYNDLMNGSVDLSGVKFSVCALGDTSYDQFCQTGKEVDARLEKLGASRLLDRVDCDVDFEDRFASWATEVWSTLGDAVSAPASVGAPAIAVAAPVYDKKNPFPSEILENQLLSGDRSLKETIHVELSLEGSGLSYQPGDVLAVLPRNADDVVSGVLRASGLNPDAKVVVKDIGEKSLEHALTVDYDITGLSRKIAASWQELVKHEELGALLAEDAKENFKTWVDGRQIVDLLEAYPANDLDPQAFVDLLRKLPPRLYSIASSPKAHPGEVHLTVAAVRYESYDKERKGVASTFLADDAPVGTKVSVYMHHNKNFRLPENGDTPIIMVGPGTGVAPFRAFVEERSEDGSKGDSWLFFGDQCYNEDFLYQLEWQDHLKQGSLTRLDVAFSRDQPEKVYVQHKMLERAAELWLWLERGAHFYVCGDASRMAKDVHAALLQIVQEEGGKSEAEAEAYLAALKKDKRYQRDVY; from the coding sequence ATGATTGAATTTCCGATACATGCGCCACTGGATGAGGTGCAGAAGCAGCAGTTGGGAGTGGCGTTAGCGACCTTGTCTCCCGAACAGGTGGCCTGGGTCAGTGGATACATGGCAGGTTTGCAGGCTTCGCCACAAGCAGCGACGGCACTGACGGCTCCTGTTGCTCCGGCAGCGGACAGGTTGTTGACCGTGCTTTATGGGACGGAGTCCGGCAATTCCGAAGAGTTGGCTGAGCAGTTGTTGAAAGCGGCGAAGCAAAAAGGCTTCAAGGCGAAGGTCACGAATATGGCCGATGCTTCGCCATCGGATCTGGAAGGGTTGGAGAACCTGCTGGTTGTGGTCAGCACCTGGGGTGATGGTGAACCTCCTGAGGCTGCTGAGGAGTTCTACAATGACCTAATGAACGGAAGTGTCGATCTTTCCGGCGTCAAATTCTCGGTGTGTGCCCTTGGAGACACCAGCTATGATCAATTTTGTCAGACCGGCAAGGAGGTAGATGCGCGGCTCGAAAAGTTGGGAGCTTCCCGACTGCTTGATCGTGTGGATTGTGATGTGGACTTTGAGGATCGCTTTGCATCCTGGGCCACAGAGGTATGGTCAACCTTGGGAGATGCAGTAAGTGCCCCGGCATCCGTTGGAGCCCCGGCGATTGCTGTAGCGGCGCCAGTGTATGATAAAAAGAACCCATTCCCTTCTGAGATTTTGGAGAACCAATTGCTCAGTGGTGATCGATCCCTCAAAGAGACGATTCATGTGGAACTCTCGCTTGAGGGCTCCGGTCTTTCATATCAGCCGGGAGATGTTTTGGCAGTCTTGCCCCGCAATGCTGACGATGTTGTTTCCGGTGTGCTCCGGGCCTCAGGCTTGAACCCTGACGCCAAAGTGGTAGTTAAGGACATCGGAGAGAAGTCGCTCGAACATGCACTGACGGTGGATTATGACATCACCGGACTGTCCCGTAAAATCGCCGCATCCTGGCAGGAGCTGGTGAAGCATGAGGAACTAGGCGCGTTGTTGGCTGAAGATGCCAAAGAGAACTTTAAAACCTGGGTGGACGGCCGTCAGATTGTGGATTTGCTTGAAGCTTATCCGGCAAATGATCTGGATCCACAGGCATTTGTTGATTTGCTGAGAAAGTTGCCGCCACGCTTGTATTCGATTGCTTCCAGCCCGAAAGCCCATCCTGGCGAGGTTCATTTGACGGTCGCCGCGGTGCGCTATGAGAGCTATGACAAGGAGCGTAAAGGGGTGGCATCAACGTTTCTTGCCGATGATGCACCCGTGGGAACGAAGGTGTCGGTTTATATGCACCACAATAAGAACTTTCGCTTGCCTGAGAATGGAGACACTCCGATCATCATGGTTGGCCCCGGCACGGGTGTCGCACCTTTCCGTGCCTTTGTTGAAGAGCGTTCGGAGGACGGCTCCAAGGGCGATTCCTGGCTGTTTTTCGGTGACCAGTGTTACAACGAGGATTTCCTCTATCAGCTTGAGTGGCAGGACCATCTGAAACAAGGTTCGTTGACCCGTTTGGATGTGGCGTTCTCCCGTGACCAGCCCGAGAAGGTGTATGTGCAGCATAAGATGCTGGAACGTGCTGCTGAACTATGGCTGTGGCTCGAGCGTGGTGCCCATTTCTACGTCTGTGGTGATGCTTCCCGCATGGCCAAAGATGTGCACGCTGCCTTGTTGCAGATTGTGCAAGAGGAAGGTGGAAAGTCCGAAGCTGAAGCCGAGGCCTATCTGGCAGCATTGAAAAAAGACAAACGTTACCAGCGCGACGTGTATTAA
- a CDS encoding NADPH-dependent assimilatory sulfite reductase hemoprotein subunit: MSEEQKLSANEPLKLNSNFLRGTLAEDFADVSTGNISADNQQLSKFHGMYVQDDRDVRAGRRKKKLEKAYSFLIRVRMPGGVVTPGQWLKMDWLADEYANGTLKLTTRQAFQLHGVIKRNLVQTIREMDSVVLDTIAACGDVNRNVMCNPNPHQSEAHAEALKLATEISEHLLPRTGAYREIFLDGDKVASNEEEEEPIYGKTYLPRKFKITVAVPPSNDVDIYAHCLSFIAILEGGKVVGYNVSVGGGMGMTHGQEDTFPRTADVIGFCTPEQAVDVAEKVVLVQRDFGDRCNRKHARLKYTVERMGADGFKDKLEEYLGYALQETRPFEFTSNGDRYGWTEDANGNSHLNLFIPGGRVVDTPAFPTKTGLREIAKIHDGDFRLSANQNLVIANISPEKREQIEALLEQYKLSDTHVKSALRLNSIACVALPTCGLALAESERYLPDLITELEETIESAGLRHDAITIRMTGCPNGCGRPFLGEIAFVGRAPGKYNVYLGGGFHGERLNKLYRESVPGGEIKALLSPLIEDYAKQRQDGEHFGDFVVRAGYVAETTAGNNFHLNVAQ; this comes from the coding sequence ATGAGCGAAGAACAAAAACTTTCGGCCAATGAGCCGTTGAAACTGAACAGTAACTTTTTGCGGGGGACCTTGGCCGAGGATTTTGCCGATGTGAGTACCGGCAATATTTCTGCAGATAACCAGCAGCTGAGTAAGTTTCATGGAATGTACGTCCAGGACGATCGTGACGTGCGTGCAGGGCGACGTAAGAAAAAGTTGGAAAAAGCCTACAGCTTTTTGATCCGGGTGCGGATGCCCGGTGGAGTGGTCACGCCCGGGCAGTGGTTGAAAATGGACTGGCTGGCTGATGAATACGCCAACGGAACCTTGAAACTCACAACCCGGCAGGCGTTTCAGCTGCACGGCGTGATCAAGCGTAATCTGGTGCAGACAATTCGGGAAATGGATAGTGTGGTGCTCGATACGATTGCCGCATGTGGAGACGTGAACCGGAATGTCATGTGCAATCCGAATCCGCACCAGAGTGAAGCCCATGCGGAAGCTCTGAAGCTGGCCACGGAGATCAGCGAACATTTGCTTCCTCGAACCGGTGCCTATCGTGAGATTTTTCTCGATGGAGATAAGGTTGCCAGTAATGAAGAGGAAGAAGAACCGATTTACGGGAAAACCTACTTGCCTCGCAAATTTAAGATCACGGTGGCTGTTCCACCATCCAACGATGTGGATATTTACGCCCACTGCCTGTCGTTTATTGCGATTCTCGAAGGAGGCAAGGTGGTGGGATACAACGTATCCGTCGGTGGGGGGATGGGGATGACCCATGGTCAGGAAGACACGTTCCCACGGACAGCGGATGTCATTGGATTCTGCACCCCTGAGCAGGCGGTGGATGTCGCAGAGAAGGTGGTTCTGGTTCAACGTGATTTTGGTGACCGCTGCAACCGCAAGCATGCACGCTTAAAGTACACGGTCGAACGGATGGGTGCCGACGGGTTCAAGGACAAGCTTGAGGAATACCTTGGCTATGCTTTGCAAGAGACACGGCCTTTTGAATTTACGAGCAACGGAGATCGTTATGGTTGGACTGAGGATGCCAACGGCAACAGTCACCTGAATCTCTTCATTCCCGGTGGCCGGGTCGTGGACACTCCGGCATTTCCTACCAAGACTGGCTTGCGTGAGATTGCCAAAATCCACGACGGCGACTTCCGCTTGTCGGCAAACCAGAACCTGGTGATCGCCAATATTTCACCTGAAAAACGAGAGCAGATCGAAGCCTTGCTGGAGCAATACAAACTGAGCGATACGCATGTGAAGAGTGCCTTGCGCTTGAACTCCATCGCGTGCGTTGCTCTGCCTACCTGCGGACTTGCTTTAGCAGAGTCCGAGCGCTATCTGCCGGATTTGATCACAGAGCTAGAGGAAACCATTGAGTCGGCTGGGTTACGCCACGATGCCATCACGATCCGGATGACGGGTTGTCCGAACGGTTGTGGTCGCCCATTTCTTGGTGAGATTGCTTTTGTCGGTCGGGCCCCTGGAAAATACAACGTTTATCTCGGAGGTGGGTTCCACGGTGAGCGCTTGAATAAGCTCTATCGGGAATCGGTTCCCGGGGGTGAAATCAAGGCCTTGCTTTCTCCTCTTATCGAGGATTATGCAAAGCAGCGTCAGGATGGCGAACACTTCGGGGATTTTGTTGTACGTGCCGGCTATGTCGCGGAAACGACAGCAGGTAATAATTTTCACCTCAACGTAGCGCAGTAA
- a CDS encoding phosphoadenylyl-sulfate reductase, protein MNSIANAMTPQSDVDLVNEAFPSMKAAERVAWLHETFGSRLVLSSSFGLQAAIMLHLISKHAPQIPVVWLDTGYLFPETYRYAEKLIESLGLDVHVYQPKLSAARQEALYGKLWEKGEEGNTKYGLINKVEPMNRALLDLGADIWISGLRRSHSSTRADRTFGEQQKKTLKVYPILDWADAQVSAYFYENAIPPHPLESQGYQTMGDWHSTSPVEEGGTAESSRFGGEKYECGLHLDSGAADFQI, encoded by the coding sequence ATGAACTCTATCGCAAACGCAATGACTCCCCAATCTGATGTCGACTTGGTCAATGAGGCGTTTCCTTCCATGAAGGCAGCGGAACGCGTCGCATGGCTTCACGAAACCTTCGGCTCCCGTCTGGTGCTTAGCAGCAGCTTTGGTCTGCAGGCTGCGATCATGCTTCACCTGATCAGTAAACACGCACCACAAATCCCCGTTGTTTGGCTGGATACCGGATACCTGTTTCCCGAGACCTATCGCTATGCCGAGAAATTGATCGAATCGCTCGGCTTGGATGTGCACGTCTATCAGCCGAAGTTGTCAGCAGCTCGCCAAGAGGCACTCTATGGTAAACTCTGGGAAAAGGGTGAAGAAGGAAATACCAAGTATGGATTGATCAATAAAGTGGAACCGATGAACCGGGCCTTACTCGATTTGGGTGCCGATATATGGATCAGTGGTTTACGCCGGTCTCATTCCAGCACGCGTGCAGATCGTACCTTTGGTGAACAACAGAAAAAAACACTGAAGGTGTATCCTATTCTGGACTGGGCGGATGCGCAGGTTTCGGCCTACTTTTATGAGAATGCGATCCCCCCACACCCGCTGGAATCCCAGGGATACCAGACGATGGGTGACTGGCATTCGACGAGCCCTGTTGAAGAGGGAGGTACGGCCGAATCTTCACGCTTCGGTGGTGAAAAATACGAGTGTGGATTGCATTTGGATTCCGGCGCTGCCGATTTCCAGATTTAA
- a CDS encoding CbiX/SirB N-terminal domain-containing protein, whose protein sequence is MLEPPTQPSLLLLGHGSSKHPESSQSVRMHADLLRERGNFQSVDVAFLKEEPRLENVAAQLTCLPDEEVGNLTIVPDFLAEGYFTLQVIPSMLRMDTLPDSVRYISPVGTHAMMQDLIYQAAKDVLGDWCERDVTLLLVGHGSTKNPRSKETLMQHIEGLKTSSAYGQICDLWLEESPFVNEWRDVANHDKVLVVPFLLNDGQHGGWDIPEMLGLPEGDPVHGHTHELGGRHVRVAPALGTSHRFADVIEEVALLDRALRS, encoded by the coding sequence ATGTTGGAGCCTCCGACACAGCCATCATTGCTGCTTCTTGGGCATGGGTCCTCGAAGCACCCCGAATCGTCTCAATCCGTCCGAATGCATGCGGACTTGCTTAGAGAACGAGGGAACTTTCAATCTGTCGATGTCGCTTTTCTGAAGGAAGAACCCCGTCTCGAAAATGTTGCAGCCCAACTGACATGTTTGCCGGATGAGGAAGTGGGAAACCTGACCATTGTTCCGGACTTTCTCGCCGAGGGGTATTTTACCTTGCAGGTCATTCCCAGCATGTTGCGAATGGATACCTTGCCTGATTCCGTTCGGTATATTTCCCCGGTCGGGACTCACGCCATGATGCAGGATTTGATCTATCAAGCCGCCAAAGACGTTTTGGGGGATTGGTGCGAAAGGGATGTTACTTTGTTATTGGTAGGGCACGGGTCCACCAAAAACCCACGCTCGAAGGAGACTCTGATGCAACACATTGAGGGGCTGAAAACATCCAGTGCCTACGGTCAGATTTGCGATCTATGGTTGGAGGAATCTCCGTTTGTCAACGAGTGGCGGGATGTGGCAAATCACGACAAGGTTTTGGTGGTTCCATTTTTGTTGAATGATGGCCAACACGGAGGATGGGATATCCCTGAAATGTTGGGCCTGCCGGAAGGTGATCCAGTGCATGGCCATACGCATGAGTTAGGTGGACGTCATGTCCGTGTGGCTCCCGCGCTCGGGACGAGCCATCGTTTTGCCGACGTGATTGAGGAAGTGGCTTTGCTTGACCGTGCACTTCGGTCTTGA